The following proteins are encoded in a genomic region of Pyrus communis chromosome 11, drPyrComm1.1, whole genome shotgun sequence:
- the LOC137708302 gene encoding serine/threonine protein phosphatase 2A 55 kDa regulatory subunit B beta isoform-like isoform X1 encodes MNGGDEVVAAAPGVPPPPLEWKFSQVFGERTAGEEVQEVDIISAIEFDKTGDHLATGDRGGRVVLFERTDLKDHGGSRRDFERMDYSVSRHPEFRYKTEFQSHEPEFDYLKSLEIEEKINKIRWCQTANGALFLLSTNDKTIKFWKVQEKKVKKISEMNVDPSKAVGNGSLASSSNLSSPKTYLANGGGPDKSFSCMSNDNSFPPGGIPSLRLPQVVTSHETSLAARCRRVYAHAHDYHINSISNNSDGETFISADDLRINLWNLEISNQSFNIVDVKPANMEDLTEVITSAEFHPTHCNTLAYSSSKGSIRLIDLRQSALCDSHAKLFEEPEAPGARSFFTEIIASISDIKFGKEGRYILSRDYMTLKLWDINMDSGPVQTFQVHEYLRPKLCDLYENDSIFDKFECCLSGDGSRVATGSYSNLFRVFGSATGSTEATTLEASKNPMRRQVQTPSRPSRSLSSSITRVVRRGAESPGVDANGNCYDFTTKLLHLAWHPTENSIACAAANSLYMYYA; translated from the exons ATGAACGGGGGTGATGAGGTCGTCGCAGCAGCTCCGGGGGTTCCTCCACCGCCTCTGGAATGGAAATTCTCTCAGGTCTTCGGCGAGCGTACGGCCGGTGAAGAAGTTCAGGAAG TTGACATTATTTCTGCTATTGAATTTGATAAAACTGGCGACCATCTTGCTACTGGTGACCGTGGGGGCCGGGTTGTTCTCTTTGAGAGAACAGATTTGAAAGAT CATGGTGGCTCCAGAAGGGATTTTGAGAGGATGGATTATTCAGTTAGTAGGCATCCCGAGTTCCGTTACAAAACAGAGTTTCAGAGCCATGAACCTGAG TTTGACTATCTGAAGAGTTTGGAAATAGAGgagaaaatcaacaaaatcagaTGGTGCCAAACAGCTAATGGTGCCCTGTTTCTCCTATCTACTAATGATAAAACAATTAAGTTTTGGAAG GTCCAAGAAAAGAAGGTCAAGAAAATTTCTGAAATGAATGTGGATCCTTCAAAAGCTGTAGGAAATGGCAGTCTTGCTAGTTCAAGTAATTTGAGTAGCCCTAAAACGTATCTTGCAAATGGAGGAGGCCCAGACAAATCATTCAGTTGTATGAGTAATGACAATTCATTTCCACCAGGAGGCATTCCCTCGTTACGATTGCCGCAGGTG GTAACTAGCCATGAGACTAGCCTAGCTGCTAGATGTCGAAGAGTGTATGCCCATGCTCATGATTATCATATCAATTCAATTTCAAACAACAG TGATGGTGAAACTTTTATATCGGCTGATGATCTGCGAATAAATCTTtggaacttggaaattagcaatcAAAGTTTCAATATTGTTGATGTGAAGCCTGCAAACATGGAAGATTTAACCG AGGTGATAACATCAGCAGAGTTCCACCCTACCCATTGCAATACGTTAGCCTACAGCAGTTCCAAAGGCTCCATTCGACTCATTGATTTGCGGCAGTCCGCTTTGTGTGATTCTCATGCTAAATT ATTTGAGGAACCGGAGGCGCCTGGTGCTAGATCATTTTTCACAGAGATTATTGCTTCAATCTCGGATATTAAGTTCGGAAAGGAAGGAAGATATATACTTAGCCGAGATTACATGACTCTTaag TTATGGGACATCAACATGGATTCAGGTCCAGTCCAAACCTTCCAGGTTCATGAATATTTAAGACCTAAG CTGTGTGATTTATATGAGAATGACTCTATCTTCGATAAATTTGAGTGTTGTCTGAGTGGTGATGGGTCGCGAGTGGCAACAGGCTCGTACAG CAATCTATTCCGTGTATTTGGTTCTGCCACTGGTAGTACTGAGGCAACAACCTTAGAAGCCAGCAAAAATCCAATGAG GCGACAAGTTCAGACTCCTTCTCGGCCTTCTAGGTCCCTAAGCAGTAGCATAACACGAGTTGTCAGACGTG GAGCAGAAAGCCCCGGGGTTGATGCAAACGGAAATTGTTATGATTTCACAACAAAGTTGCTGCACTTGGCATGGCATCCTACCGAGAACTCAATAGCCTGTGCTGCTGCTAACAGCTTGTACATGTACTACGCATAA
- the LOC137708302 gene encoding serine/threonine protein phosphatase 2A 55 kDa regulatory subunit B beta isoform-like isoform X2 has product MNGGDEVVAAAPGVPPPPLEWKFSQVFGERTAGEEVQEVDIISAIEFDKTGDHLATGDRGGRVVLFERTDLKDHGGSRRDFERMDYSVSRHPEFRYKTEFQSHEPEFDYLKSLEIEEKINKIRWCQTANGALFLLSTNDKTIKFWKVQEKKVKKISEMNVDPSKAVGNGSLASSSNLSSPKTYLANGGGPDKSFSCMSNDNSFPPGGIPSLRLPQVTSHETSLAARCRRVYAHAHDYHINSISNNSDGETFISADDLRINLWNLEISNQSFNIVDVKPANMEDLTEVITSAEFHPTHCNTLAYSSSKGSIRLIDLRQSALCDSHAKLFEEPEAPGARSFFTEIIASISDIKFGKEGRYILSRDYMTLKLWDINMDSGPVQTFQVHEYLRPKLCDLYENDSIFDKFECCLSGDGSRVATGSYSNLFRVFGSATGSTEATTLEASKNPMRRQVQTPSRPSRSLSSSITRVVRRGAESPGVDANGNCYDFTTKLLHLAWHPTENSIACAAANSLYMYYA; this is encoded by the exons ATGAACGGGGGTGATGAGGTCGTCGCAGCAGCTCCGGGGGTTCCTCCACCGCCTCTGGAATGGAAATTCTCTCAGGTCTTCGGCGAGCGTACGGCCGGTGAAGAAGTTCAGGAAG TTGACATTATTTCTGCTATTGAATTTGATAAAACTGGCGACCATCTTGCTACTGGTGACCGTGGGGGCCGGGTTGTTCTCTTTGAGAGAACAGATTTGAAAGAT CATGGTGGCTCCAGAAGGGATTTTGAGAGGATGGATTATTCAGTTAGTAGGCATCCCGAGTTCCGTTACAAAACAGAGTTTCAGAGCCATGAACCTGAG TTTGACTATCTGAAGAGTTTGGAAATAGAGgagaaaatcaacaaaatcagaTGGTGCCAAACAGCTAATGGTGCCCTGTTTCTCCTATCTACTAATGATAAAACAATTAAGTTTTGGAAG GTCCAAGAAAAGAAGGTCAAGAAAATTTCTGAAATGAATGTGGATCCTTCAAAAGCTGTAGGAAATGGCAGTCTTGCTAGTTCAAGTAATTTGAGTAGCCCTAAAACGTATCTTGCAAATGGAGGAGGCCCAGACAAATCATTCAGTTGTATGAGTAATGACAATTCATTTCCACCAGGAGGCATTCCCTCGTTACGATTGCCGCAG GTAACTAGCCATGAGACTAGCCTAGCTGCTAGATGTCGAAGAGTGTATGCCCATGCTCATGATTATCATATCAATTCAATTTCAAACAACAG TGATGGTGAAACTTTTATATCGGCTGATGATCTGCGAATAAATCTTtggaacttggaaattagcaatcAAAGTTTCAATATTGTTGATGTGAAGCCTGCAAACATGGAAGATTTAACCG AGGTGATAACATCAGCAGAGTTCCACCCTACCCATTGCAATACGTTAGCCTACAGCAGTTCCAAAGGCTCCATTCGACTCATTGATTTGCGGCAGTCCGCTTTGTGTGATTCTCATGCTAAATT ATTTGAGGAACCGGAGGCGCCTGGTGCTAGATCATTTTTCACAGAGATTATTGCTTCAATCTCGGATATTAAGTTCGGAAAGGAAGGAAGATATATACTTAGCCGAGATTACATGACTCTTaag TTATGGGACATCAACATGGATTCAGGTCCAGTCCAAACCTTCCAGGTTCATGAATATTTAAGACCTAAG CTGTGTGATTTATATGAGAATGACTCTATCTTCGATAAATTTGAGTGTTGTCTGAGTGGTGATGGGTCGCGAGTGGCAACAGGCTCGTACAG CAATCTATTCCGTGTATTTGGTTCTGCCACTGGTAGTACTGAGGCAACAACCTTAGAAGCCAGCAAAAATCCAATGAG GCGACAAGTTCAGACTCCTTCTCGGCCTTCTAGGTCCCTAAGCAGTAGCATAACACGAGTTGTCAGACGTG GAGCAGAAAGCCCCGGGGTTGATGCAAACGGAAATTGTTATGATTTCACAACAAAGTTGCTGCACTTGGCATGGCATCCTACCGAGAACTCAATAGCCTGTGCTGCTGCTAACAGCTTGTACATGTACTACGCATAA